Proteins from one Romboutsia sp. CE17 genomic window:
- a CDS encoding homoserine dehydrogenase, with product MKIGILGYGTVGSGLVDIIDNNKDKRNIKIASILVRDKSKYEGMKYYDKLTTDVEEVFNKDLDVIVEVMGGINPSLEYIKRALNNKINVVTANKDLLAEYGDELAKIANKNNVNIKFEASVGGGIPILKPLIESLEGNCIDRIYAILNGTTNFILSKMYNENLSYDMALKQAQNLGFAEANPASDVLGYDSARKLSILSTLAYDNKVYWKDLYLEGITDIDKKDIEYAKKLNCKIKLVGQSEYDGYKVRGFVRPVLVEFDNILANIENENNVVVLNGDSVGEVSFVGKGAGKLATGSAVYGDLIDILEGRFSSINSFTKDKAEVIKVLDNQCSALLRFKCHNKDSIISVIKSKMNSFDVLNENEELAVLVNANSEYEINSTLSEIKSKGYCNKISKLIKIN from the coding sequence ATGAAAATAGGGATATTAGGATATGGTACAGTAGGAAGTGGGCTAGTAGACATTATAGACAATAATAAAGATAAAAGGAATATTAAAATAGCTTCTATTTTAGTAAGGGATAAAAGTAAATATGAAGGTATGAAATACTATGATAAATTAACAACAGATGTTGAGGAAGTTTTTAATAAAGATCTAGATGTTATAGTTGAAGTTATGGGAGGGATTAATCCATCTTTAGAATATATAAAAAGAGCTTTAAATAATAAAATAAATGTGGTTACAGCTAATAAAGATTTATTAGCTGAATATGGAGATGAACTTGCAAAGATAGCTAATAAAAATAATGTTAACATTAAGTTTGAAGCTTCAGTTGGAGGTGGAATACCAATACTTAAGCCGTTAATAGAATCTTTAGAAGGTAATTGTATAGATCGTATTTATGCAATATTAAATGGAACAACTAACTTTATTCTATCAAAAATGTATAATGAAAATTTATCGTATGACATGGCCTTAAAGCAAGCTCAAAACTTAGGATTTGCGGAAGCTAATCCAGCGTCAGACGTATTAGGATATGATTCAGCAAGAAAATTATCTATATTATCAACACTAGCATATGATAATAAAGTATACTGGAAAGATTTGTATTTAGAAGGTATTACTGATATTGATAAAAAAGATATAGAGTATGCTAAAAAGTTAAACTGTAAAATAAAACTTGTAGGTCAAAGTGAATACGATGGGTATAAGGTAAGGGGGTTTGTTAGACCTGTACTAGTTGAATTTGATAATATACTAGCTAATATAGAAAATGAGAATAATGTAGTTGTATTAAATGGAGATTCTGTTGGTGAAGTATCATTTGTAGGAAAAGGTGCTGGAAAGCTTGCTACAGGAAGTGCAGTCTATGGAGATTTAATAGATATATTAGAAGGTAGGTTCTCATCTATAAATTCATTTACTAAAGATAAAGCTGAAGTTATTAAAGTATTAGACAATCAATGTAGTGCATTACTTAGATTTAAATGTCATAACAAAGATAGTATTATAAGTGTAATAAAATCAAAAATGAATAGTTTTGATGTATTAAATGAGAATGAAGAACTTGCAGTATTAGTGAATGCAAATTCTGAATATGAAATAAATAGTACTTTATCTGAAATAAAAAGCAAAGGTTATTGCAATAAAATAAGTAAGTTAATAAAAATAAACTAA
- the yaaA gene encoding peroxide stress protein YaaA, whose translation MLTIISPATTMKFDKNTNLDISSKPYFYNDANYLMSILKNLSLAEVQNLMNLSEDLGHLNLNRYKEFGSINNPKSQSILAFDGEVFNCMDVSTFNNKNFNFANTHLRILSGLYGVLSPFDLIEPYRLEMKSKLENESGANLYKFWKSKITNYLIEEIKKHDNKIILNLASSEYVKAIDLKKLNNHCKFINVDFKDYNNNTGKFRVIGMYSKQSRGYMTRFIIENEIDNINDLKDFQINGYKFNNELSDDLNLIFTR comes from the coding sequence ATGCTAACAATAATATCCCCTGCTACTACTATGAAGTTTGATAAAAATACTAATTTGGATATATCATCAAAGCCTTATTTTTATAATGATGCAAATTATCTAATGAGTATTCTTAAAAATCTAAGTTTAGCTGAAGTTCAAAATCTTATGAATTTAAGTGAAGATTTAGGACATTTAAATTTAAATAGATACAAAGAGTTTGGTTCAATCAATAATCCAAAATCTCAAAGTATATTAGCTTTTGATGGTGAAGTTTTTAACTGTATGGATGTTTCTACCTTCAATAATAAAAACTTTAATTTTGCTAATACGCATTTACGAATTCTTTCTGGATTATATGGTGTTCTTTCTCCTTTTGATTTAATAGAACCTTACAGACTTGAGATGAAATCAAAGCTTGAAAATGAATCTGGAGCAAATCTATATAAATTTTGGAAATCTAAAATAACAAATTATTTAATAGAAGAAATTAAAAAGCATGATAATAAAATAATTCTTAATTTAGCATCTTCTGAATATGTAAAAGCGATAGATTTAAAAAAATTAAACAATCATTGTAAGTTCATAAATGTAGACTTTAAAGATTATAATAATAACACAGGTAAATTTAGAGTAATTGGTATGTATTCTAAACAATCAAGAGGATATATGACTAGATTTATTATAGAAAATGAGATTGATAATATAAATGATTTAAAAGATTTCCAAATAAATGGATATAAATTTAATAACGAACTCTCTGACGACTTGAATTTAATATTTACTCGATAA